A single window of Serinus canaria isolate serCan28SL12 chromosome 14, serCan2020, whole genome shotgun sequence DNA harbors:
- the GPRC5B gene encoding G-protein coupled receptor family C group 5 member B — MKTYPAIGFLLLLVISYGSSENSSTPRGCGLDLLPQYVYLCDLDAIWGIVLEAVAGAGVLTTLLLMLILLVRLPFIKDKEKKSPLGMHFLFLFGTLGLFGLTFAFIIQEDEMVCSTRRFLWGVIFALCFSCLLAQAWRLRRLVRHGKSPSGWHLAGVATCLMLVQVIIATEWLVLTVVRENKLACSYEPMDFVMASIYVMFLMVFTMGFSFFTLCGKFKKWKKNGVCLIITLFFSILIWVAWMTMYLFGNAELQRRDKWSDPTLAIALVSSGWVFVIFHAIPEVHCTILPSQQENTPNYFDTSQPRMRETAFEEDIQLPRSYMENKAFSMDEHNAALRTAGFRNGSLGSRPSAPFRSNVYQPTEMAVVLNGGTIPTAPPSYTGRHLW; from the exons atgaaaacctaCCCAGCCATTGGTTTCTTGCTGCTGTTGGTGATCAGCTATGGCTCTTCAGAGAACTCCAGCACGCCCCGAGGCTGCGGGCTGGATCTCCTGCCTCAGTACGTGTACCTGTGTGACCTGGATGCCATCTGGGGCATCGTTCTGGAGGCCGTGGCAGGGGCAGGTGTGCTGACCACGCTGCTGCTGATGCTGATCTTGCTGGTGAGGCTGCCCTTCATCAAGGACAAAGAGAAGAAGAGCCCCCTGGGAATGcacttcctctttctcttcGGGACTCTGGGACTGTTCGGGCTGACGTTCGCTTTCATCATCCAGGAAGATGAGATGGTGTGCTCTACCCGAAGGTTTCTCTGGGGAGTTATCTTTGCTTTGTGCTTCTCCTGCTTGCTAGCCCAGGCCTGGAGACTTCGCAGGCTCGTTCGGCACGGCAAGAGCCCGTCGGGGTGGCACCTGGCCGGGGTGGCCACGTGCCTGATGCTGGTGCAGGTCATCATCGCGACCGAGTGGCTGGTCCTGACCGTGGTCAGAGAGAACAAGCTGGCCTGCAGCTACGAGCCCATGGATTTTGTGATGGCTTCCATTTATGTCATGTTCCTGATGGTGTTTACCATGGGATTTTCGTTTTTCACTCTCTGTGGGAAGtttaagaaatggaagaaaaacgGAGTATGCCTCATAATAAccctatttttttccattctgattTGGGTGGCCTGGATGACTATGTACCTCTTCGGGAATGCTGAGCTCCAGAGAAGAGACAAATGGAGTGATCCCACTCTGGCTATTGCACTGGTGTCCAGTGGCTGggtgtttgttatttttcatgCCATCCCAGAGGTCCACTGTACCATCCTTCcatcacagcaggaaaacacaccCAATTATTTTGATACTTCACAGCCAAGGATGCGTGAGACCGCTTTTGAGGAAGACATACAGCTTCCTAGGAGCTACATGGAAAATAAAGCCTTTTCAATGGATGAACATAATGCAG CGCTGAGGACGGCGGGATTTCGGAACGGCAGTTTGGGCAGCCGGCCCAGCGCTCCTTTTAGAAGCAATGTTTATCAGCCAACTGAGATGGCAGTTGTGCTAAATGGTGGGACT